From Chryseobacterium sp. H1D6B, a single genomic window includes:
- the kdpA gene encoding potassium-transporting ATPase subunit KdpA: protein MNTEILGIIAMFVITLVLGIILGKYIAKVYGYEKTFLDKIFLPVEKLIYKISGIDAGRQLNWKQNMYAMLTINFVWFVLGFLILLNQSWLPLNPDGNPSMSPDLAFNTAISFLVNCNLQHYSGESGVSYLSQLYLMFLQFVTAATGMAAMAVLFKAFKDKTTTELGNFYDYFTRSITRILVPISILVAFILSANGSPMTFEGKDHIITLEGKEQAVSRGPAAAFIAIKHLGTNGGGFFGANSAHPLENPNYLTNMTEMVTQMVIPFALVFALGFYLKKRKLSWTIFTVMTIGFLALAIPNIINEVNGNPLITQMGADHYLGAMEGKEIRFGSAASGYWSIATTVISTGSVNAMHDSMMPLSGMNQLLAMMINCFYGGCGVGILNYFIFIILAVFMSGLMVGRTPEFMGKKIEAKEMKIAMIVALFHPFLILVGTALTAYFPEFGAKTLNNPGFHGFSEMLYEFTSSSANNGSGFEGLGDNTPWWNISTGIVLLLSRFIPIIGPIAIAGCLAQKKYIPESSGTLKTDTATFGFMTLAVILLIAALSFFPALTLGPIAEQLQYFSK from the coding sequence ATGAATACAGAAATTTTAGGCATCATTGCGATGTTCGTTATCACCTTAGTTTTAGGAATAATATTGGGAAAATATATTGCTAAAGTCTACGGGTATGAAAAAACTTTTTTAGACAAAATTTTCCTTCCCGTTGAAAAACTGATCTATAAGATCTCCGGAATCGATGCGGGCCGCCAATTGAACTGGAAGCAGAATATGTATGCCATGCTTACCATCAATTTTGTCTGGTTCGTTCTGGGATTTCTCATCCTGCTCAACCAGTCGTGGCTTCCTTTAAATCCGGACGGCAATCCAAGTATGTCCCCCGATCTTGCTTTTAATACAGCCATTTCATTTTTGGTCAACTGTAACCTCCAGCATTATTCAGGTGAGTCCGGGGTGAGTTATTTAAGCCAGCTGTATTTAATGTTTCTGCAGTTCGTAACCGCGGCAACCGGAATGGCGGCTATGGCTGTCCTTTTCAAAGCTTTCAAAGATAAAACAACTACTGAACTAGGGAATTTCTATGATTATTTCACGAGATCTATTACAAGAATACTCGTTCCTATCAGTATTTTAGTTGCTTTCATCCTTTCTGCAAACGGAAGTCCTATGACTTTTGAAGGAAAAGACCATATTATTACTCTTGAGGGCAAAGAACAAGCTGTTTCACGAGGTCCTGCGGCGGCTTTTATAGCAATCAAGCATTTAGGAACAAATGGAGGCGGCTTTTTTGGAGCCAATTCTGCACATCCGCTTGAAAATCCCAACTATTTAACCAATATGACGGAAATGGTGACTCAGATGGTCATCCCTTTTGCATTGGTTTTTGCTTTAGGATTTTATTTAAAGAAAAGAAAACTTTCGTGGACGATTTTCACAGTAATGACCATTGGATTTTTGGCGCTTGCCATTCCCAATATCATTAATGAAGTGAATGGAAATCCATTGATCACCCAGATGGGAGCCGATCATTATCTCGGTGCCATGGAAGGGAAAGAAATTCGTTTCGGAAGTGCGGCATCTGGATATTGGAGTATCGCTACTACAGTTATTTCTACAGGTTCTGTGAATGCAATGCATGACAGCATGATGCCGCTTTCAGGAATGAATCAGCTTCTTGCCATGATGATCAACTGTTTCTACGGAGGATGCGGTGTCGGAATCCTCAATTACTTCATATTCATCATCCTGGCTGTATTTATGAGCGGTCTGATGGTAGGAAGAACCCCGGAATTTATGGGTAAAAAAATTGAAGCTAAAGAGATGAAAATTGCAATGATCGTTGCTTTATTCCATCCTTTTCTAATTCTTGTAGGAACGGCCTTAACAGCCTATTTCCCGGAATTTGGAGCCAAAACACTGAATAATCCGGGTTTCCACGGCTTTAGTGAGATGCTGTATGAATTTACATCTTCTTCTGCCAACAACGGATCAGGTTTTGAAGGACTGGGAGACAACACACCCTGGTGGAATATTTCAACAGGAATCGTACTTCTTTTATCAAGATTCATCCCTATTATCGGCCCTATTGCCATTGCAGGCTGCTTAGCTCAGAAAAAATATA
- a CDS encoding helix-turn-helix domain-containing protein, whose product MPTLKAIREQKNLTQEELAEKSKISVRTIQRIESGTEPKGHTLRALAQALDIQQNLLQDTAVTDEVKIERKEEEQVQENINYSFIKIINLSSLLFVIVPPINILVPLLLLFKMKQRNSLARQIISVQILWTITAPIVFMLGIFLKPGAGLTLAFMIIIILSNIFIIIRNAAEIDRHKKLYYRLNFNMI is encoded by the coding sequence ATGCCTACACTAAAAGCCATAAGAGAGCAGAAAAATCTTACTCAGGAAGAATTAGCAGAAAAATCAAAAATTTCTGTAAGAACGATTCAACGGATAGAGTCCGGAACTGAACCTAAGGGACATACGCTCCGTGCGTTGGCACAGGCATTGGATATACAGCAAAATTTATTACAGGATACAGCGGTAACAGATGAAGTGAAAATAGAAAGAAAAGAAGAAGAACAGGTACAAGAAAACATCAACTATTCTTTCATTAAGATCATCAATCTTTCATCACTCCTTTTTGTTATAGTACCTCCCATTAATATTCTGGTTCCGCTGCTGCTGCTGTTTAAAATGAAGCAGAGAAACAGCCTGGCGAGACAAATCATTTCAGTCCAGATCTTATGGACGATAACGGCCCCAATTGTGTTTATGCTGGGAATATTTTTAAAGCCCGGAGCTGGACTTACATTAGCCTTTATGATCATCATTATACTGTCTAATATATTTATTATTATTCGCAATGCTGCAGAAATAGACCGTCATAAAAAATTATATTACAGATTGAATTTCAACATGATATAA
- a CDS encoding serine hydrolase domain-containing protein, whose product MVFGEIKKGISAPYNTYFNVASVTKPVTTMVALRLVSLGKWKLDEPLDQYWIDPDLANDPRHKKLTTRIILTHKTGFPNWRWMNADKKLHFQFDPGTSYQYSGEGFEYLRKAMEKKFGKSLDQLAKELIFKPLKMKDTNYIWDENTDESRFAIGYDKEGKPYPTEKNKTANAADDLHTTVEDLGNFMVNIMKGGNLKPEVFREMIKQQVKIKDNKFFGLGFEVYDLGNGDYALSHGGADSGTRCIAFILPKSGKGLVIFTNTDDGSKIYEKLVLHYLGEEGKKIVMIENK is encoded by the coding sequence ATAGTTTTTGGAGAAATAAAAAAAGGTATTTCTGCTCCTTATAACACTTATTTCAATGTAGCTTCTGTTACCAAACCTGTAACTACAATGGTTGCACTGCGCCTGGTAAGTTTGGGGAAATGGAAGTTGGACGAACCTCTTGATCAATATTGGATAGATCCAGATCTCGCCAATGACCCGAGACACAAAAAATTAACCACCAGGATCATTCTAACCCATAAAACAGGATTTCCAAACTGGAGATGGATGAATGCGGACAAAAAACTGCATTTTCAGTTTGACCCGGGAACAAGCTACCAGTATTCCGGAGAAGGGTTTGAATATCTGAGAAAGGCCATGGAAAAGAAATTCGGAAAATCACTGGATCAGCTGGCTAAAGAATTGATTTTTAAACCGCTCAAAATGAAAGATACCAATTATATTTGGGATGAAAATACTGATGAATCAAGATTTGCTATTGGATATGATAAGGAAGGCAAGCCTTATCCAACAGAAAAAAACAAAACAGCCAATGCTGCTGATGATCTACATACTACGGTAGAAGATTTAGGAAATTTTATGGTCAATATCATGAAAGGCGGAAATCTGAAGCCTGAAGTTTTTAGGGAAATGATCAAACAGCAGGTGAAAATAAAAGACAACAAATTTTTCGGATTAGGTTTTGAAGTATATGATCTGGGGAATGGAGATTATGCTTTATCACATGGAGGAGCAGACTCTGGTACACGATGTATTGCTTTTATATTACCAAAATCAGGAAAAGGACTTGTTATCTTTACCAATACTGATGACGGTTCTAAAATCTATGAAAAGCTGGTTCTTCATTATCTGGGGGAAGAAGGAAAGAAAATCGTTATGATAGAAAATAAATAA
- a CDS encoding polysaccharide deacetylase family protein — MKDKVINLLSGFESGNIEKTFPLHYCIPVYHCVSDENLPHLNRIINYKNVKQFEDDLDFFSKHFQFVNWDEFKEYINGNFKPKKKPALLTFDDGLREFYDVIVPILERKGIYAVNFINPGFIDNQELMFRCKASLICNEIENKSSLNPEIYTLLQSKSHSKETAVQYTLQLHYAETELLDTIAAILEIDFKSFLKDQKPYLSFAQLSTLNQKGFGISSHSWDHPLYRELPLNQQLETTYKSFEYLKENNFLSESFAFPFTDFGVEKDFFDELFKNSDLYCTFGSAGIKLDSVKKNLQRIPMETGENAVTILKKEIAYFRLKKMFNKNMILRK; from the coding sequence ATGAAAGACAAGGTCATCAATTTACTCTCAGGCTTTGAAAGCGGAAATATTGAAAAAACATTTCCTCTCCATTACTGTATTCCTGTCTATCATTGTGTTTCTGATGAGAACCTCCCCCATCTCAACCGTATTATCAATTATAAAAATGTAAAGCAGTTTGAAGATGACCTGGATTTTTTTTCTAAACATTTTCAATTCGTTAATTGGGATGAGTTTAAAGAATATATCAATGGGAACTTCAAGCCTAAAAAAAAGCCTGCTCTTCTTACATTTGATGACGGATTAAGGGAATTTTATGATGTAATTGTTCCTATTTTAGAAAGAAAAGGAATCTATGCTGTCAATTTTATCAACCCCGGCTTTATTGACAACCAGGAGCTGATGTTCCGCTGCAAGGCAAGCTTAATCTGTAATGAAATAGAAAATAAAAGCAGTCTAAATCCTGAAATTTATACCCTTCTTCAATCTAAAAGCCATTCAAAAGAAACGGCTGTACAGTATACATTACAGCTGCATTATGCTGAAACAGAACTTTTGGATACAATTGCGGCTATTCTTGAAATTGATTTTAAGTCATTTTTAAAAGACCAAAAACCTTATCTCAGTTTTGCACAGCTCAGTACTTTGAATCAAAAAGGGTTCGGAATTTCATCTCACAGCTGGGACCATCCGCTGTATCGTGAATTACCGCTCAACCAGCAGCTGGAAACCACTTATAAAAGTTTTGAGTATCTAAAGGAAAATAATTTTTTGTCCGAAAGTTTTGCTTTCCCATTCACTGATTTTGGAGTTGAAAAAGATTTTTTTGATGAACTTTTTAAAAACAGCGATCTCTACTGTACCTTCGGGAGTGCTGGTATTAAACTAGATAGTGTCAAAAAGAATTTACAGAGAATACCCATGGAAACCGGGGAAAATGCTGTAACAATTCTAAAAAAAGAAATTGCCTATTTCAGATTAAAAAAGATGTTCAATAAAAATATGATCCTCAGGAAATGA
- a CDS encoding insulinase family protein: MIDKRYKETIHTDKNNYEYSTITNDENKVRIYTLKNGLKVFLAQNFDAPRIQTYIPVKTGSNNDPSDNTGLAHYLEHMMFKGTSKIGTQNWEKESVLLDEISELYEQHKAEQNPEKKKEIYKKIDEVSQEASQYAIANEYDKVISSLGASGTNAHTWFDETVYKNNIPNNELEKWLKVEQERFSEIALRLFHTELESVYEEFNRAQDNDTRLVSYELMDALFPAHPNGQQTTLGKPEHLKNPSMKAIHKYFDEYYVPNNYAVVLVGDLDFEKSIQLVDQYFGAIPYRELPKKTPIIEQPLTKIIERTVKSPTTPRVQIAWRTDSYGTKEAVLADITANILSNRGEAGLLDLNINQTQRMLWAQAFSLGLKEYGYFSIVAVPKENQTLDEAKEMVLEQIELLKKGDFPDWMLPAIINDFKLQRMKGLETADGLASNLYDTYIKNRTWEQELNELDEYSQVTKEEIINFAKEFFKDNYVVINKEKGINDKLIRVENPGITPIKINRDAQSEFLKEIVSEEAGDILPEFIDYDKEITTDTVKDKKLSFVKNNYNDIGQVYFIFPFGSDNDRDLGISTQVLQYLGTEKLSSEDLKKEFFKIGVSNDFKTTSDQLLISLSGLEENLEKGIELLQHWMFEVKPDQEIYMQFVETVLENREAGKKDKNRIMTALSNYTKLGKNSRFLDFISKEELENSKVEEFTERMKKLFKFPYEIFFYGKDLNGFKNYIEKYVEVKSLDIAAPKKYPEPETNGNVYFTGYDMVQMEMSKIGKGNNVNTADFGKINVFNEYFGRGLSSIVFQEIRESKSLAYSAYVSYAANAELGHPNYVTTYIGTQPDKLQIAVDTMMELMNELPEVTTQFENARNAALKQIASTRITRTNVFFNTLKLKKLGISHDFRKDIYQQIQNLRFDDVKKFYQTEIQPLHYNTAIIGKKENLNMDAVNEMGVFKEMTLEEIFGY, from the coding sequence ATGATTGACAAAAGATATAAGGAGACGATTCATACAGACAAAAATAATTACGAATACAGTACAATCACCAACGACGAAAATAAAGTAAGAATTTATACCCTGAAAAATGGATTAAAAGTTTTTCTTGCCCAAAATTTTGACGCCCCAAGAATTCAGACTTACATTCCGGTCAAAACAGGAAGCAATAACGATCCATCTGATAATACAGGTTTGGCGCATTATCTTGAACATATGATGTTCAAAGGAACTTCTAAGATCGGAACCCAAAATTGGGAAAAGGAGAGTGTATTATTAGACGAAATTTCAGAATTATACGAACAGCATAAAGCAGAACAGAATCCCGAGAAAAAGAAAGAAATCTATAAAAAAATAGATGAAGTTTCTCAAGAAGCCAGCCAGTATGCGATTGCTAATGAATATGATAAAGTGATTTCTTCACTGGGAGCAAGCGGAACTAATGCTCATACCTGGTTTGATGAAACTGTTTACAAAAATAATATTCCTAATAACGAACTTGAAAAATGGCTGAAAGTAGAACAGGAAAGATTTTCAGAGATCGCACTGCGTCTTTTCCATACCGAGTTAGAATCGGTTTATGAGGAGTTCAACAGGGCACAGGATAATGATACAAGACTGGTAAGCTATGAATTAATGGATGCTCTTTTCCCGGCTCATCCGAACGGACAGCAGACCACACTTGGGAAGCCGGAACATCTTAAAAACCCTTCTATGAAGGCTATTCATAAGTATTTTGATGAATATTATGTTCCCAATAACTATGCAGTGGTTTTAGTGGGAGATTTAGACTTTGAAAAATCAATTCAGCTTGTTGATCAGTATTTTGGGGCTATTCCTTATAGAGAGTTACCGAAAAAAACGCCGATTATTGAACAGCCTCTGACTAAAATTATAGAAAGAACTGTAAAAAGTCCTACAACACCGAGAGTTCAGATCGCATGGAGAACGGACAGCTATGGAACTAAAGAAGCGGTACTGGCAGATATTACAGCCAATATTTTAAGCAATAGAGGAGAAGCAGGATTATTAGATTTAAATATTAATCAGACCCAGAGAATGCTTTGGGCACAGGCTTTTTCTTTAGGATTAAAAGAATACGGTTACTTTTCTATTGTGGCTGTTCCAAAGGAAAACCAGACGCTGGATGAAGCAAAAGAAATGGTGCTGGAACAGATCGAATTGTTGAAAAAAGGAGATTTTCCAGACTGGATGCTTCCTGCGATCATCAACGATTTTAAACTTCAAAGAATGAAAGGCCTTGAAACTGCTGACGGTTTAGCAAGTAATCTTTACGATACCTATATCAAAAACAGAACCTGGGAGCAGGAACTGAATGAGCTGGATGAATATTCGCAGGTTACCAAAGAGGAAATCATCAATTTTGCGAAGGAATTTTTCAAGGATAATTATGTAGTTATTAATAAAGAAAAAGGGATTAATGACAAACTGATCCGGGTAGAAAATCCTGGAATCACACCGATTAAAATAAACCGGGATGCCCAGTCTGAGTTTTTGAAAGAGATAGTATCTGAAGAAGCCGGAGATATCCTTCCTGAATTTATTGATTATGATAAAGAGATCACAACAGATACAGTAAAAGATAAGAAGCTGAGTTTTGTTAAAAATAACTACAACGATATTGGCCAGGTCTATTTCATTTTCCCTTTTGGAAGTGATAACGATAGAGATTTAGGAATTTCTACGCAGGTACTTCAGTATTTGGGAACAGAAAAACTTTCTTCTGAGGATTTGAAAAAAGAATTTTTTAAGATCGGGGTAAGCAATGATTTTAAAACAACTTCAGACCAACTTTTGATTTCCCTGAGCGGATTAGAAGAAAATCTGGAAAAAGGAATCGAATTGCTGCAGCACTGGATGTTTGAAGTGAAGCCGGATCAGGAGATTTATATGCAGTTCGTAGAAACTGTCTTGGAAAACCGTGAGGCTGGTAAAAAAGATAAAAACCGAATTATGACCGCATTATCCAATTATACGAAATTGGGTAAAAACTCTAGGTTTTTGGATTTTATTTCTAAGGAAGAGCTGGAAAACAGCAAGGTTGAAGAATTTACAGAGAGAATGAAAAAACTGTTTAAATTCCCTTATGAAATATTTTTCTATGGAAAAGACCTAAACGGGTTTAAAAATTACATTGAAAAATATGTTGAGGTTAAAAGTCTAGATATTGCCGCACCTAAAAAATATCCTGAACCAGAAACTAACGGAAACGTCTATTTTACCGGTTATGATATGGTACAGATGGAAATGAGCAAGATTGGAAAAGGGAATAATGTAAATACCGCAGACTTCGGAAAAATTAATGTTTTCAATGAATATTTTGGAAGAGGATTGTCATCGATTGTTTTTCAGGAGATCCGTGAAAGTAAGAGTCTGGCTTATTCAGCTTATGTTTCGTATGCTGCTAATGCAGAACTGGGACATCCGAATTATGTAACCACCTATATCGGAACCCAGCCGGATAAACTTCAGATCGCAGTAGATACCATGATGGAGCTTATGAACGAGCTTCCAGAAGTAACTACTCAGTTTGAAAATGCTAGAAATGCAGCCCTCAAACAGATTGCCTCTACAAGAATTACAAGAACAAATGTGTTTTTTAATACTTTAAAGCTGAAAAAACTGGGAATTTCTCATGATTTCAGAAAGGATATTTACCAGCAGATCCAGAATTTGAGATTTGATGATGTCAAGAAGTTTTATCAGACTGAAATTCAACCTCTTCATTATAACACTGCTATCATAGGGAAGAAAGAAAACCTGAATATGGATGCTGTGAATGAAATGGGAGTTTTTAAAGAAATGACCTTAGAAGAAATCTTCGGATACTAA
- a CDS encoding GNAT family N-acetyltransferase — translation MIHLKTLNKKQLADFVSSGDFKKYDFLPITEHRAKSHINNPKAGDEQTLLILAFDDDQLAGYIGCFPDNFKINDEVFNYAWLSTLYLSDQFRGKRIAQALLNKAFEEYRGNIAITEFTKEAESLYNKIGVFQYIEPKRGKRYYFRSDMENIIPSKKPKTQPLEPFLSFADALVNSFISVKNSRTKKPEFRFEILDTIDTESTAFISQFHNNRNADEMKWFIENPWVLEGKTKEKNYLFSSFSEVFKYFWVKIYDENNTLATASLLLLRDGHLKVSYLFTESALEQFVDFLSYFIAKEKVKTLTCYQTDLNKKLKTAKGFPKLHERNIERRYMFHKQLIQNLPENFDPNFQDGDGDCVMT, via the coding sequence ATGATCCATTTAAAAACATTAAATAAAAAACAGCTCGCTGACTTTGTATCATCCGGAGATTTCAAAAAGTATGACTTTCTTCCTATCACCGAACACAGAGCGAAATCGCATATCAATAATCCAAAGGCTGGTGATGAGCAGACCCTGCTTATTTTAGCGTTTGACGATGATCAATTAGCAGGTTATATCGGCTGTTTTCCAGACAATTTTAAAATCAATGATGAGGTTTTTAACTATGCATGGCTGAGTACGCTTTACCTCAGTGATCAATTTCGAGGAAAAAGAATTGCACAGGCCCTTTTAAATAAAGCATTTGAAGAGTATCGAGGAAATATTGCCATTACCGAATTTACGAAAGAAGCAGAAAGTCTTTATAACAAAATAGGTGTTTTCCAGTACATCGAACCTAAAAGAGGAAAAAGATACTATTTTAGGTCAGATATGGAGAATATTATACCATCCAAAAAGCCCAAAACACAACCTCTAGAGCCATTTTTAAGTTTTGCCGACGCTCTTGTCAATTCTTTTATTTCAGTGAAAAACAGCCGTACAAAAAAGCCTGAGTTCCGATTTGAAATTCTTGACACAATTGATACCGAAAGTACAGCTTTTATTTCACAATTTCACAATAACCGTAATGCTGATGAAATGAAATGGTTCATAGAAAACCCTTGGGTTTTAGAAGGTAAAACAAAAGAAAAAAACTATTTATTTTCAAGCTTTTCTGAAGTCTTTAAATATTTCTGGGTGAAAATTTATGATGAAAATAATACTTTAGCGACCGCTTCTCTGCTGCTTTTAAGAGACGGACATCTTAAGGTTTCTTACTTATTTACTGAATCAGCTTTAGAGCAGTTTGTAGATTTTTTAAGTTATTTCATCGCAAAAGAAAAAGTGAAAACCCTGACCTGTTACCAGACCGATCTGAATAAAAAATTAAAAACAGCAAAAGGATTTCCAAAACTCCATGAGAGGAATATTGAAAGAAGATATATGTTTCATAAACAACTTATTCAGAATCTTCCTGAAAACTTCGATCCAAATTTTCAGGACGGCGACGGTGATTGTGTGATGACATAA
- a CDS encoding sigma-54 dependent transcriptional regulator, with product MSGNILIIDDELKLLKLLGMILSQEDFSVKEASTARSAMTMLEQYDFDVVLSDVRLPDAFGVELIKSIKTKYPHLEIILMTAFGNIIDAVQAMKNGAYDYLVKGDDNEKIIPLVYKALEKAKDNKSKIVQKTTQIKGFSQIIGNSPLILQAKKLAEKVALTDATVLLTGETGTGKEVFANALHEGSARRKNNFVAINCSAFSREILESELFGHKQGAFTGAVKDKKGLIEEADGGTLFLDEIGEMPIELQAKLLRVLETKEFIKMGETKVSKSDFRLIAATNRNLEDEIKQGNFREDLYFRLNVFEISLPPLRERKEDLKMLAKNFIDGFSHKLHLSSVQVSPDYYKILEKNEWKGNIRELRNTVERSLILMNDNILDAESLPIYSQKITSENDSLSIKSLEKEHIQKVLQYTKGNKAEAARLLEIGIATLYRKLEEYGLR from the coding sequence ATGTCCGGAAACATTCTGATCATCGATGATGAATTAAAGCTTCTAAAACTGCTGGGAATGATTCTTTCCCAAGAAGATTTCAGCGTAAAAGAAGCCTCTACAGCCCGTTCGGCAATGACGATGCTTGAACAGTATGATTTTGATGTCGTATTAAGTGACGTTCGTCTGCCGGATGCTTTCGGAGTAGAACTGATCAAATCAATCAAAACGAAATATCCCCATCTTGAAATCATTCTGATGACCGCTTTTGGAAATATTATAGATGCGGTTCAGGCGATGAAAAACGGTGCTTACGATTATCTTGTCAAAGGCGACGATAATGAGAAAATTATTCCACTGGTTTATAAAGCACTTGAAAAAGCCAAAGACAACAAATCTAAAATTGTTCAAAAGACAACCCAGATCAAAGGATTCAGCCAGATCATAGGAAATTCCCCTTTAATTCTGCAGGCTAAAAAACTGGCAGAAAAAGTAGCTCTGACAGACGCAACTGTTTTATTGACCGGAGAAACAGGTACAGGAAAAGAAGTTTTCGCCAATGCACTGCATGAAGGAAGCGCACGGAGAAAAAATAATTTTGTAGCTATCAACTGTTCCGCATTCAGCAGGGAAATCCTGGAAAGTGAACTTTTCGGACATAAGCAGGGTGCTTTTACAGGAGCTGTAAAGGATAAAAAAGGGCTGATAGAAGAAGCTGACGGCGGCACTTTATTCCTCGATGAAATCGGCGAGATGCCTATAGAACTGCAGGCCAAATTACTCCGCGTGCTGGAAACCAAAGAGTTTATCAAAATGGGAGAAACAAAAGTTTCAAAATCTGATTTCAGACTCATCGCAGCAACCAACAGAAACTTGGAAGATGAAATAAAGCAGGGAAATTTCAGGGAAGATCTTTATTTCAGATTAAATGTTTTCGAGATCAGCCTTCCTCCGCTCCGTGAAAGGAAAGAAGATTTAAAAATGCTTGCTAAGAACTTTATTGACGGTTTTTCTCATAAACTTCACCTTTCATCTGTTCAGGTTTCTCCTGATTATTATAAAATTTTAGAAAAAAACGAATGGAAAGGCAACATCCGCGAATTAAGGAATACCGTAGAAAGAAGCCTCATATTAATGAATGACAATATACTGGACGCTGAAAGCCTTCCTATTTATTCACAAAAAATTACTTCTGAAAATGATTCTTTAAGTATCAAATCTTTAGAAAAAGAACATATTCAGAAAGTCCTGCAGTACACAAAAGGCAACAAAGCAGAGGCCGCGAGACTGCTGGAAATAGGGATTGCCACCTTATATAGAAAATTAGAAGAGTACGGACTTAGATAA
- a CDS encoding nuclear transport factor 2 family protein — protein MTKYTHFILTFFIVFSISVHAQIEKTGVLYKTIMSRDSLLFLVGFNTCNVTQMENLLSDQLEFYHDKDGFSDKKKFMVDFKNGLCRPSKTYKARRALVEKSTEIYPMYKEGEVYAVIQNGTHQFYEKEAGQAEKLTGAAKFTHVWVQENGEWKLKRALSFDHQAKNISDENVFENDQAIENWLKENKIPTLGLGIIEGAELKQINSFWRNKKRYFCSL, from the coding sequence ATGACAAAGTATACTCATTTTATCCTTACTTTTTTTATCGTTTTCTCTATCAGTGTTCATGCACAAATAGAAAAGACTGGCGTTTTATACAAAACAATTATGTCCAGAGACAGCTTGCTTTTTTTAGTAGGCTTCAATACCTGTAATGTAACACAAATGGAAAATTTACTCAGTGATCAGCTTGAATTTTATCATGATAAAGACGGCTTTTCGGATAAAAAGAAATTTATGGTTGATTTTAAAAACGGATTATGCAGACCATCAAAAACTTATAAGGCCAGGAGAGCCCTGGTTGAAAAAAGCACTGAAATCTATCCAATGTATAAAGAAGGAGAAGTATATGCCGTCATCCAGAACGGCACCCATCAGTTTTATGAAAAAGAAGCCGGTCAGGCGGAGAAACTTACCGGGGCTGCTAAATTTACCCATGTGTGGGTTCAGGAGAATGGGGAGTGGAAACTGAAAAGGGCACTGAGCTTTGATCATCAGGCAAAAAACATCAGCGATGAGAATGTTTTTGAAAATGATCAGGCTATTGAAAACTGGCTGAAAGAAAACAAAATTCCAACATTAGGATTAGGAATCATTGAAGGAGCAGAACTGAAGCAGATAAATAGTTTTTGGAGAAATAAAAAAAGGTATTTCTGCTCCTTATAA